The region CCAGTACTCGATGCCGATGGCCTCACCCACGAGCGAGCCGACGGCGAGCGATCCGACGAGTACGATCGGAGCGTACTGGCCTAGGCGCGTCTCGCCCATCTTGGCCAGACCGCTGATCGCCATCGAGGCGCCGATGATGAATGTCGACAGCCCGATCGCCTTAAAGACGATGGAGCGGAACCTCTCGTGAATGGCCTTGCCGAACATAAGGCCGAGGGTCGTTCCGGCCAGAATCGTGATCACGTTCAGGATGACACCGTCCACTAACGCCTCGACTCCTCGATAGCTACTTATCGTCCTCGGTCAGCCACAGGTCTTTCAGCTCCCGCGTGATCGCATTGGCTCCACGCGGAAGCCCCGCGTCGCGCGCGATCGAACCCCGGGACTTGGATCGCGGCTTGCCGCGCGCCGCTTCGAACAGGGTGCTTGCCTCCCGCAACTCCACCTTCACGGTCGCGCGCTCGCTTGCTCGACGCCCCAGGTCGCGATCCGAACTCACCACCACCACGTCGCCCTTCTCGCGCGACGCGATTCGCACGATCTCGTCGTCGGCAGAGTGCTGGTGTGCGTAGACGATCTCGACAGGCACTCCTCCCCCGGTCGAGAGCCCAGGGCCACCCTCTCCGTCAAAGACTACAACGACCCGCCCGCCTCCGAGGAGGTCGCGCCCGCGCACCCGAAGCCGAGCGACCAGCGCGTCGCGCTGATCCTCGAGGGACAGTGACGAGGTCGCCGAGTCACGGCGGGTGACGTTGTAGCCGTCCACGATAAAGAGCATGCACACATCCTACGCCAGCGCTCCGACACGAGTAAGAGCTCGGCGCTTGACCGTCTGGGCGTCGCCGCATTACTATACTGACTAGTCAGTTTAACCCAAGGAGACAAGGCCGCGCCGCCGGCCGGGAAGCGACACAGAGATGAGCGACAGGGAGATCGCCGTTCGCGCCGAGCGCGTTCGACTCTCGGGGGGCGATCGAAGGGTCTACCCCGCCACGACATTCGAGATTCCGGCTGGCTCGGTTGCGGCCTTCTTGGGCGCATCGGGCACCGGCAAGACCTCGTTGCTGTTGACGATTGCCGGACGCATGCGCGGCTGGCATGGCTGCGTCGAGGTTGACGGCGTCGACGCCGCCCGTCACAGCGCTCGCGTTCGCGGTCTGGTGGGGATGGGCGTGATGGCCGGCGTCAACGACCTCGCCGAGGCACTCACCCCCGCTCAGCACGTCACCGAGGCGCACGTCTTCGTCCCGCGCCTGAAGCGCTCCGTCTATCGCGACGTTCTCGCCGAGGTCGGGCTGGACGCCGCCGCCCACATGCAGGTCAAGCGCCTCGACGCCGAGCAGCGCATCCGGCTCGGGATTGCGCTTGCCATCGTACGCGACGTGCGGGTAATCGTGGTCGATGACCTCGATCGGGACCTCAACCAAGAGGAGCGCACGCGCGTGCTCGCTCTCCTCCACAAACTCGCCGAGGACGGCCTGACCGTCCTGTTCGCCTGCGTCGACGAGGCCACCGCCTCCCACGCCGACATCGTGATCCCAGTCGAGGATGTCGAGCCGGTCTCCCCCATCTCGTCACGGGGGGTGCGCACTCATGCGGTCGCTTAGACTCGCGGGGCTCACGCTCAAGAGCATGCTCACCGACACGCCGATCCTGCGAGCCGCAGTGGTGGCGATCATCCTCGTGCCCCTGCTCTACGGTGCTCTGTACCTCTGGGCGTTCTGGGACCCCTACGGCAAGCTCGACGAGATGCCGGTGGCGGTGGTCAACCTGGACCACTCCGTTGTGGTCAAAGGCATCAAGATCGACGGCGGGCACGATCTGGTCAAGGCACTCACCGACGGCAAGGATGTTGGATGGAAGGTCGTCTCCGCCGAGGAAGCCGCCGAGGGCCTCAAAGAGCGTCGCTACTACCTTTCGCTGACCATTCCCGCCGACTACTCGGCGAAACTGGGCACGGCGCAGAGCGACAATCCGGTTCGAGCCGAGCTCAAAGTCGTGGCGCAGGAGTCGTCGAACATGCTCGCGTCGCAGATCATGCAGCGCGTGTTCTCCGAGGTACGCGCGGGCGCCGCCGAAAGCGCCTCGCGCGGCTACATCGACAACATGTACCTCGGATTCTCCGATGCACACGACGGCATGACCGACGCGGCCCTGGGCGCCAAGGACCTGCGCGACGGCCTGCAGACCGCGCGCGACGGCGCGAAGAAACTCGCGGCCGGCGCCGACACCGCCGACGATGGCGCGCA is a window of Coriobacteriia bacterium DNA encoding:
- a CDS encoding NYN domain-containing protein, translated to MLFIVDGYNVTRRDSATSSLSLEDQRDALVARLRVRGRDLLGGGRVVVVFDGEGGPGLSTGGGVPVEIVYAHQHSADDEIVRIASREKGDVVVVSSDRDLGRRASERATVKVELREASTLFEAARGKPRSKSRGSIARDAGLPRGANAITRELKDLWLTEDDK
- a CDS encoding ATP-binding cassette domain-containing protein; this encodes MSDREIAVRAERVRLSGGDRRVYPATTFEIPAGSVAAFLGASGTGKTSLLLTIAGRMRGWHGCVEVDGVDAARHSARVRGLVGMGVMAGVNDLAEALTPAQHVTEAHVFVPRLKRSVYRDVLAEVGLDAAAHMQVKRLDAEQRIRLGIALAIVRDVRVIVVDDLDRDLNQEERTRVLALLHKLAEDGLTVLFACVDEATASHADIVIPVEDVEPVSPISSRGVRTHAVA
- a CDS encoding YhgE/Pip domain-containing protein → MRSLRLAGLTLKSMLTDTPILRAAVVAIILVPLLYGALYLWAFWDPYGKLDEMPVAVVNLDHSVVVKGIKIDGGHDLVKALTDGKDVGWKVVSAEEAAEGLKERRYYLSLTIPADYSAKLGTAQSDNPVRAELKVVAQESSNMLASQIMQRVFSEVRAGAAESASRGYIDNMYLGFSDAHDGMTDAALGAKDLRDGLQTARDGAKKLAAGADTADDGAHSLAAGLGTLVSGAGDADTGARKLAVGTRTLSIGLLDARVGAASLDAGASQLATGVASANAGAKSVAGGSASLASGLTTAKSGATQVAGGLGQLSTGATQLDAALGQLSGGADALSGSADDLSDGAARLKSGVHDALSQVSDAKDGAKQVRDGASGVSAALHAYLDAHPEAANDPTFQQALGGADAVKDGSKQLYDGLDAAGADAPALAGGADQVA